A region of Rhodamnia argentea isolate NSW1041297 chromosome 9, ASM2092103v1, whole genome shotgun sequence DNA encodes the following proteins:
- the LOC115744437 gene encoding cucumber peeling cupredoxin-like gives MAVATANLTAIALCLLIAASSSAAAAAGYTNYTVGGNSGWFFNEITNATSANYSAWAASQTFNLGDFLLFNTNTNLTVIQTYNLTTYQACNIDNASGNDTFLYGGGSGQFGKALTVAVPLTLEGPNYFFSDADDGVQCQNGMSFEIDVKHGSGLPPSLNQPPPPPYAEPPGPDAANSPPVTVVDAPGNGGSRGGVNVREAAWGVSLLLATLFF, from the exons ATGGCCGTGGCTACAGCCAATCTGACGGCCATCGCGCTCTGCCTCTTGatcgccgcctcctcctccgccgccgccgccgccgggtACACGAACTATACCGTCGGCGGCAACTCCGGCTGGTTCTTCAATGAGATCACCAACGCCACCTCTGCCAACTACTCCGCTTGGGCCGCTTCTCAGACCTTCAACCTCGGCGACTTTCTCC TATTCAACACGAACACGAACCTGACCGTGATCCAGACCTACAACCTCACGACCTACCAGGCCTGCAACATCGACAACGCCTCCGGCAACGACACCTTCCTGTACGGCGGAGGCAGCGGCCAGTTCGGGAAGGCGCTGACCGTGGCGGTCCCATTGACCCTCGAGGGCCCGAACTACTTCTTCTCCGACGCCGACGACGGAGTCCAGTGCCAGAACGGGATGAGTTTCGAGATCGACGTCAAGCACGGCTCCGGCCTGCCGCCGAGCCTCAAccagccgccgccgcccccgtaCGCCGAGCCTCCCGGCCCAGACGCGGCGAATTCGCCGCCCGTCACGGTGGTGGATGCACCGGGGAACGGGGGTTCGCGCGGGGGCGTGAACGTGCGCGAGGCGGCGTGGGGCGTCTCTTTGCTGTTGGCGACTCTGTTTTTCTGA
- the LOC115744433 gene encoding cytochrome P450 704C1-like, giving the protein MAPALFSDPIFFTASALVLALAFAHLFAKTLKQNRGKAAAKKYHPVAGTVLNQLLNFGRLHHYMTDLAGKHRTYRLLSPFRSEVYTSDPANVEYMLKTNFENYGKGWYNYSLLKDLLGDGIFTVDGDKWRQQRKVSSYEFSTKVLRDFSSVVFRRNAAKLANILSEAASTDQIVDIQDLFMKSTLDSIFKVAFGVELDSMCGTSEEGAEFSRAFDDASAMTLRRYVDVFWKIKNFLNIGSEAALKKNVRVIDDFVYKLIRRKIEQMHNSTDDPSMKKEDILSRFLQVTETDLTYLRDIILNFIIAGKDTTAATLSWFIYMLCKYPIIQEKVVQEVKQMSNVKKISDFASFAANMGEEALQKTHYLHAAITETLRLYPALPVDAKICFSDDVFPDGFSVRKGDMVSFQPYAMGRMKFIWGDDAEDFRPERWLDSNGVFQPESPFKFTAFQAGPRICLGKEFAYRQMKIFSAVLLSCFTFKLADEKKPVNYRTMINLHIDGGLHVAVTRRQET; this is encoded by the exons ATGGCCCCGGCTTTGTTCTCCGACCCAATCTTCTTCACAGCTTCGGCTCTGGTCTTGGCTCTGGCTTTCGCCCACCTCTTCGCCAAAACATTGAAGCAGAATCGGGGCAAGGCGGCGGCCAAGAAGTACCACCCTGTCGCTGGGACTGTTTTGAACCAGCTCCTCAACTTCGGTCGCTTGCACCACTACATGACCGATCTTGCCGGCAAGCACAGGACCTACAGGTTGCTCAGCCCTTTCAGGAGCGAGGTTTACACCTCTGACCCGGCCAACGTGGAGTACATGCTCAAGACCAACTTTGAGAATTATGGcaag GGATGGTACAACTACAGCCTTCTAAAGGATCTATTAGGGGACGGAATTTTCACTGTCGATGGTGATAAGTGGCGCCAGCAGAGGAAAGTGTCAAGCTATGAGTTCTCCACAAAAGTGTTGAGAGACTTCAGCAGTGTAGTCTTCCGAAGAAATGCTGCTAAGTTGGCAAATATATTGTCTGAAGCAGCAAGTACTGACCAAATTGTAGATATACAG GATTTATTTATGAAGTCAACTCTGGATTCCATATTTAAAGTTGCATTTGGAGTTGAACTGGATAGCATGTGTGGAACAAGCGAAGAGGGTGCTGAATTCAGTAGGGCTTTTGATGATGCAAGTGCAATGACCTTGCGGCGATATGTTGATGTCTTCTGGAAGATTAAGAACTTTCTGAATATTGGATCAGAAGCAGCACTGAAGAAAAACGTCAGAGTAATTGACGACTTTGTATACAAGCTCATTAGGAGGAAGATTGAGCAAATGCACAATTCGACAGACGATCCTTCT ATGAAGAAAGAAGACATATTGTCTAGGTTTCTCCAAGTGACAGAGACTGACCTGACATACTTGCGGGATATAATACTCAACTTCATTATTGCTGGCAAAGACACAACTGCAGCCACGCTTTCCTGGTTCATTTACATGCTCTGCAAATATCCAATTATACAAGAGAAGGTTGTGCAAGAAGTAAAACAAATGAGCAATGTCAAAAAGATTTCGGATTTTGCCAGTTTTGCTGCAAATATGGGGGAAGAGGCTCTACAAAAGACGCATTACCTCCATGCAGCGATAACAGAAACTCTCCGGCTCTATCCTGCACTTCCAGTG GACGCAAAAATTTGCTTTTCTGATGATGTTTTCCCAGATGGGTTCAGTGTAAGAAAAGGAGACATGGTATCCTTTCAGCCGTATGCAATGGGCAGGATGAAATTCATATGGGGCGATGATGCAGAAGATTTTCGTCCAGAGAGATGGCTGGATTCGAATGGAGTATTCCAACCTGAAAGCCCTTTCAAGTTTACAGCCTTTCAG GCTGGACCAAGGATTTGTCTCGGTAAAGAATTCGCTTATAGGCAGATGAAGATATTCTCCGCCGTGTTGCTGAGCTGTTTTACGTTCAAATTGGCTGACGAGAAGAAACCTGTCAACTACAGAACAATGATCAATCTTCACATCGATGGAGGTCTCCATGTTGCAGTCACCCGCAGACAAGAGACTTAA
- the LOC115744435 gene encoding spastin isoform X2 gives MSFLRGFIDSLGSIFTDGDPAYGSHPRPQQHHADSPFPDPPSMDAGGAAAATSVANERTAYKLKGYFDLAKEAIARAVRAEEWGLVDDAIVHYRNAQRILLEGSSTPMPSYISSREQEKVKSYRQKISKWQDQVSDRLQVLSRRAGVASTSKSTLTNVHAAPVSSMASNGLRYAIQNSPPPGRNNRLLRSQTEKVASAKPAQESGNGYEAKLVEMINTAIVDRSPSVKWEDVAGLDKAKQALMEMVILPTKRRDLFTGLRRPARGLLLFGPPGNGKTMLAKAVASESEATFFNVSASSLTSKWVGEGEKLVRTLFMVAISRQPSVIFIDEIDSIMSTRLANENDASRRLKSEFLIQFDGVTSNPNDLVIVVGATNKPQELDDAVLRRLVKRIYIPLPDENGRRLLLRNKLKGQSFSLPM, from the exons ATGAGCTTCCTCCGAGGGTTCATCGACTCGCTGGGCTCGATCTTCACCGACGGCGACCCCGCGTACGGGTCGCACCCGCGGCCGCAACAGCATCATGCGGACTCTCCCTTCCCCGATCCTCCGTCCATGGACGCCGGCGGCGCTGCGGCCGCGACCTCGGTTGCGAACGAGCGGACGGCCTACAAGCTCAAGGGGTACTTCGATTTGgccaaggaagcgatcgccagaGCGGTTCGAGCCGAAGAGTGGGGGCTGGTCGACGACGCGATCGTTCATTACCGGAACGCCCAGCGCATACTGCTCGAAGGCAGCTCGACCCCGATGCCTTCGTATATCAGCTCGCG GGAGCAAGAGAAGGTAAAATCCTACCGACAGAAGATATCAAAATGGCAGGATCAAGTCTCAGATAGATTGCAAGTTTTAAGCCGGAGAGCTG GTGTTGCATCGACAAGTAAG AGCACCTTAACTAATGTGCATGCTGCTCCAGTGTCGTCAATGGCATCGAATGGTCTTAGGTATGCAAttcaaaattctcctcctcctggTAGAAACAATAGACTATTGAGGAGTCAGACAGAGAAAGTTGCTAGTGCAAAACCGGCGCAGGAATCTGGTAATGGTTATGAAGCAAAACTGGTTGAAATGATAAATACTGCGATAGTGGATAGAAGTCCATCAGTCAAATGGGAAGATGTTG CTGGTCTGGACAAGGCAAAGCAGGCTTTGATGGAAATGGTTATTTTACCGACAAAGAGAAGAGATCTATTCACGGGTCTGAGAAGGCCAGCCAGAG GTCTGCTCTTATTTGGTCCACCTGGTAATGGAAAGACCATGCTTGCCAAAGCAGTCGCTTCAGAGTCAGAGGCAacattttttaatgtttctgCTTCTTCCTTAACATCAAAATGG GTGGGCGAGGGTGAAAAGCTTGTGCGGACTCTTTTTATGGTTGCTATCTCCAGACAGCCATCAGTTATATTTATTGACGAA ATTGACAGCATAATGTCTACAAGATTGGCAAATGAAAATGATGCTAGTCGGCGATTGAAATCAGAGTTCTTAATACAGTTTGATGGGGTTACCTCTAATCCTAACGACTTGGTGATTGTCGTTG GTGCTACGAATAAGCCACAAGAATTGGATGATGCTGTTCTGAGGAGACTG GTGAAGAGAATCTACATACCGCTACCAGATGAAAATGGCAGGAGACttcttttgagaaacaaactCAAGGGCCAATCATTCTCATTGCCTA